CATCTAAAAAACTTCCAATTATTTCTTTGTGGTGGCACAATGCTTTCCGTAAACAACAACAAAGGGCAATGATCTAAACCCAAAAATGGAAGATGTACCAACTTTGAGTTTGGATATTCCCTGACCTAATTCCCATTTTGTAAAGCCATATCAATTCTTGCTCTTCGATATCCTTTCTCATTAACTCTATTAGACCAAGTATGTTTGGAGCCTATATATCCCATATCCATTAAACCAGCTCTATCTATGAGATTACATACCCAGTTGTCTAAATTAGATTGACTAGTAGATGCATGGGAATTACCTAGGTGGATGTTTAAATCTCCAATAACTACCCAAGGTTGGTAAACATTATCACTTAAGTCTTTGATGAACTCCCATTGTCTTTGTTTCATCTCACAATGCGGAGAACCATAAACACAAGATAAAAGCCATTCTTGTTTAGAAGCATTTGAGGTTAAGAGAACATGGATCATGTTATCATTACTGCATGATATCTCACAAAGAAATCCATCTTTCCACATTAAATCCAGTCCCCCAGAGAGGCCAACAGAACTCATGAAAAATAGATTAGGATAACAAAATTGCTGGGTCAGTACTCTAGCTCTAGACTCTGTCACTTTTGTTTCCATTAAGAAAATAATATCTGGATTATCTTTATGAATGATATGAGATAAAAACTCCTTAGTGTCCTTAGAAGCTAGTCCTTGGACATTCCACAACAAAATTTTCATGATTTGTGTATAAAAAAGCGCAGCAGTATGAATCTCAATCAGAACTATGCAAGTAAAGCAGCTATAGGAAAAACTAAAGTATATGATGACCTGAATATGCCGATCTACTTGGAATTTATTAAACTCAGGAATAATGCTGGAGTTATTAAGGAAATAGATTGGTACCTGAGCATCAGTGCTGGCAGAGGTTGCTTTTCTTCTTTTAGATTGGTTTTGCTCCGAAATTGTTCCATGAAAGGAAGTACGTGAATTAGTAGATGGTGAATGATCCTCTAAACTGACTCATTCTGCTCCTGACCCATCTAGATTGTGTTCATTGTCATTAAAAAACGACAGATTATCCTCTACTTGATTGATAAATTCACTGAGTGGGTCTTTGAACACTTGGTGAAGACTAGTCGTATCTGGATCTAAGTTAACAACATTATAATCATCAAGAGTTAAATCAAATGCTCATAGATCCATATAATACTTAAGCAGTTGCATGTTTGACCCGTATCCACTTTTCTGACCCATAGATATATTAAAATCTCTTAGTtgattctccataaattcttcAGACATATTACTCAAGAAGATAATGTGGTTCATATTTCCGCAAGCACTATCAATCATGGCATTAGAATTACTGGGACCACCTTCCTCAATTCTTATTCTTTTCCCATGTCTTTGGACTATAGTACTATCACTTAAATTTTTATCTGTATGCACAGTTAACATACCTCGAACATCTTCACCTGCTAAAACCTCATCAAATAGAGATGTAGAAAAAGTAACATTCCTGACATTATTGTCCTTATCTTGTTCCTTTAGTCTGACTACATCCTTTGACAGTTCAACAATAAATTCTGCAGGAATCTATGGAGCTTCATGCATGCAAACTTCTTCATCCCCAACCACTTGTTTATCTTTCTTGTTACCAGGATCTGTATTATTGCCTTCTTCTAATGCCTGTTGTTTGGCTTCTTCTAATGCCTGTTGTTTTGATGCTTTAGTCTTCCTCACATCTAGATTTGTCTATGATGGTGGATCATAGATCGAGGCTGATGAAAGATAGCCtctctgctgttgaagaagaaaagcTGCAATTTTGGCACATTCATCCTCTTTGTAGTCTATGGTGTAACAGAAAT
This is a stretch of genomic DNA from Papaver somniferum cultivar HN1 chromosome 1, ASM357369v1, whole genome shotgun sequence. It encodes these proteins:
- the LOC113347131 gene encoding uncharacterized protein LOC113347131, translating into MKILLWNVQGLASKDTKEFLSHIIHKDNPDIIFLMETKVTESRARVLTQQFCYPNLFFMSSVGLSGGLDLMWKDGFLCEISCSNDNMIHVLLTSNASKQEWLLSCVYGSPHCEMKQRQWEFIKDLSDNVYQPWVVIGDLNIHLGNSHASTSQSNLDNWVCNLIDRAGLMDMGYIGSKHTWSNRVNEKGYRRARIDMALQNGN